A genomic segment from Gossypium hirsutum isolate 1008001.06 chromosome D04, Gossypium_hirsutum_v2.1, whole genome shotgun sequence encodes:
- the LOC107899529 gene encoding E3 ubiquitin-protein ligase AIRP2 → MRKSFKDSLKALEADIQFANTLASDYPREYDGACLQMRLSYSPVAHFFLFLVQWTDCHLAGALGFLRILIYKAYADGKTTMSIHERKASIREFYGVIFPSLLQLSRGITDVDDRKQKEICASKFSKRDELNKGKVSEIDLEREEECGICMEVRSKIVLPTCNHSMCMKCYRTWRIRSQSCPFCRDSLKRVDSGDLWIYTSKNEIVDLASISRDNMKRLFMYIEKLPQIVPDPKIVSYDPQHQR, encoded by the exons ATGAGGAAATCGTTCAAGGATTCTCTCAAGGCTCTTGAAGCTGATATTCAGTTCGCCAATACcct GGCTTCTGATTATCCAAGAGAATATGATGGTGCCTGTCTTCAGATGAGATTATCTTACAGTCCAGTTGCACATTTCTTCCTTTTCCTTGTTCAGTGGACTGATTGTCATCTTGCTGGTGCCTTGGGGTTTCTCAGGATTCTTATATACAAG GCTTATGCTGATGGTAAAACCACCATGTCTATTCATGAAAGGAAAGCTAGCATAAGAGAATTCTATG GGGTGATCTTTCCCTCGTTATTGCAACTATCTCGAGGAATTACGGATGTGGATGACAGGAAACAGAAGGAAATTTGTGCTTCAAAGTTCTCGAAAAGAGATGAACTGAATAAAGGAAAGGTCTCCGAAATCGACTTAGAGAGGGAAGAAGAATGTGGGATTTGCATGGAGGTGCGCAGCAAGATTGTGTTGCCCACATGCAACCATTCAATGTGTATGAAATGCTACCGAACCTG GCGAATAAGGTCACAGTCATGCCCCTTCTGTAGGGACAGCTTGAAAAGAGTGGATTCAGGTGATCTTTGGATATATACAAGCAAAAATGAAATTGTTGATTTAGCTTCAATCTCGAGGGATAATATGAAGCGTCTTTTCATGTATATTGAGAAGCTGCCGCAGATTGTTCCAGATCCAAAGATTGTTTCTTATGATCCACAGCATCAACGTTGA